One Pyrus communis chromosome 4, drPyrComm1.1, whole genome shotgun sequence genomic region harbors:
- the LOC137731029 gene encoding probable methyltransferase PMT21 yields the protein MMKHKDGKPGTQGTRIVPMTILFVLLCGFSFYLGGIFCSEKNKIEPVKVEDVKKAVQSSLHVKPVTFAECSSDYQDYTPCTDPRRWRKYGVHRLTFMERHCPSVFERKECLVPPPDGYKLPIRWPNSRDECWYRNVPYDWINKQKSNQNWLRKEGDKFFFPGGGTMFPRGVSAYVDLMQDLIPEMKDGTVRTAIDTGCGVASWGGDLLDRGILTVSLAPRDNHEAQVQFALERGIPAILGIISTQRLPFPSNSFDMAHCSRCLIPWTEFGGIYLLEIHRILRPGGFWVLSGPPVNYENHWRGWNTTIEEQKSDYEKLQELLTSLCFKLYNKKDDIAVWQKQSDSSCYNKLSEPDTYPAKCDDSLEPDSGWYTPLRSCVVVPDPKLKKSALKAIPRWPERLHVAPERISDVHGGSASAFKRDDRNWRVRMKHYKKLLPAIGTDKIRNVMDMNTVYGGFAAATIEYPLWVMNVVSSYAANTLPVVYDRGLIGTFHDWCEAFSTYPRTYDLLHLDGFFTAESHRCEMKYVLLEMDRILRPNGYAIVRESSYLVDAVAAIAKGMRWGCRKEDTEYGIEKEKILICQKKLWYSSNRTSR from the exons ATGATGAAACATAAAGATGGAAAACCGGGAACCCAAGGTACCAGGATTGTCCCTATGACAATCTTGTTTGTTTTGCTATGCGGGTTTTCATTCTATCTTGGTGGAATCTTCTGCTCTGAGAAGAACAAAATTGAGCCTGTCAAGGTCGAAGATGTCAAAAAGGCAGTTCAATCATCTCTCCATGTAAAACCTGTTACCTTTGCTGAATGCAGCAGTGACTATCAAGACTACACCCCGTGCACGGATCCAAGG AGGTGGAGAAAGTATGGTGTTCATCGGCTTACTTTCATGGAACGGCACTGCCCTTCAGTATTTGAGAGGAAAGAATGCTTAGTTCCACCTCCAGATGGCTACAAGCTACCAATCAGATGGCCAAATAGCAGGGACGAATGTTGGTACAG GAATGTGCCATATGATTGGATTAACAAACAGAAGTCCAATCAGAATTGGCTGAGAAAAGAAGGGGATAAGTTTTTCTTTCCTGGTGGGGGAACTATGTTTCCTAGAGGCGTTTCTGCATATGTCGATTTGATGCAAGATCTTATTCCAGAAATGAAAGATGGGACTGTTCGAACTGCCATTGATACTGGGTGTGGG GTTGCAAGTTGGGGAGGTGATTTGTTAGACCGTGGGATTTTAACTGTTTCTCTCGCCCCAAGAGATAATCATGAAGCTCAGGTTCAGTTTGCTCTGGAGCGTGGAATTCCTGCTATTCTTGGCATCATTTCTACACAGAGACTTCCTTTCCCTTCAAACTCATTTGATATGGCTCACTGCTCAAGATGCCTCATCCCATGGACGGAATTTG GTGGAATTTACCTTCTAGAAATTCATCGTATACTCCGTCCTGGAGGTTTCTGGGTCCTGTCTGGTCCACCTGTCAACTACGAAAACCACTGGCGTGGGTGGAACACAACCATAGAAGAGCAGAAATCAGATTATGAAAAGTTGCAAGAACTGCTAACTTCACTGTGCTTTAAATTGTACAACAAGAAGGATGATATTGCTGTTTGGCAGAAACAGTCAGACAGCAGTTGCTACAATAAACTTTCTGAGCCAGACACCTATCCTGCAAAGTGTGATGATAGCCTCGAACCAGATTCAGGATGGTACACTCCATTACGCTCTTGTGTTGTAGTTCCAGACCCAAAGCTAAAAAAGTCAGCTTTGAAAGCCATCCCTCGATGGCCAGAGCGGTTGCATGTTGCACCAGAGCGTATATCTGATGTGCATGGTGGGAGTGCTAGTGCTTTCAAGCGTGATGACAGAAATTGGAGGGTTCGAATGAAGCATTACAAAAAGTTGCTCCCGGCAATTGGAACAGATAAGATCAGAAATGTTATGGACATGAATACGGTATATGGTGGTTTTGCCGCGGCCACGATTGAATATCCCTTGTGGGTCATGAATGTCGTCTCTTCCTATGCTGCAAATACATTACCTGTGGTCTATGATCGAGGCCTTATCGGAACTTTCCATGATTG GTGTGAAGCTTTTTCTACTTATCCTCGAACTTATGATCTTCTACATCTTGATGGCTTCTTTACTGCCGAAAGCCACAG ATGCGAAATGAAATATGTGCTCTTAGAGATGGACCGAATCCTGCGACCTAATGGCTATGCAATAGTTCGAGAATCGAGCTACTTAGTGGATGCTGTTGCGGCTATTGCCAAAGGGATGAGATGGGGATGCCGCAAAGAAGATACTGAGTATGGGATTGAGAAGGAGAAAATATTGATATGCCAGAAAAAACTCTGGTATTCATCGAATCGAACTTCCAGGTGA